AAATTCATCCGGAAGTGCTGGTCGAACACGACCTCGAACTGCCCGTCGTCGCGTTCGAGTTCGAGTTGGCGGCGCTGCAGTAGGTCGCTCTTCTCTCTCCTTTCCGACGACTCACCCTTTCAACTTTCGCAGCAACTGTAGCTGAACCCCGTACCGTTTCTCTCCGGCTGAATCCAAATAACTCGAACGAATATCTACTTCTTCTATATTCTTCTTGGGAATTTCAGGCTCCGGTGGATATATGTGGCTGATTGTCCCACATTGGGGCGTCATGAATCCTCACGAAAAACAATTTGAGACGTTGTCGGTGACCCACGGCGAACGCGACCAGCGTCTCGCCGAAGGCGTCGAGGACGTTGTCGTTCCCCTCCACCTGAGTTCGACGTACGAGATTCCCGATATCAATCCGGACGTGGGACTCGAAGATTTGGACCCTGACGAGGGACAGTTCCTCTACTCTCGGCTCTCGAACCCGACGCGGAACGCGCTCGAACACCGACTAGCGGCGCTCGAAGGCGGCGAGTACGGATTCGCGTTCGCCTCCGGTACCGCGGCTATCGTCGCCACCGTGATGGCCGCCGTCGAACCCGGTGACCACGTCGTCGCCTTCGACGACCTCTACGGCGGGACGCGGACCATGCTGACTCGGTTGTTCGAGGGGCGCCTCCACGTCGACGTCTCGTTCGTCGACGCTCGCGAGGTGGACGTCGTCGCCGACGCAATGCGCGAGGAGACGGCGCTCGTCTGGATGGAGACGCCGACGAACCCGTTGCTTCGGCTCTGCGACATCGAAGCCATCGCCGAAGTCGCCTGCGAACACGGTGCGCTGCTCGGCGTCGACAACACGTTCCTCAGTCCGGCGTGTCAGAACCCGCTGGAACTCGGTGCCGACGTGGTGGTCCACAGCACGACCAAGTACCTTAACGGCCACAGCGACTCGCTCGGCGGGGCGGCCATCACCGACTGTCCGAACCTCTCCGAAGAAATCGCGTTCCTCCAGCGCGTCGGCATGGGGAACATGCTCTCGCCGTTCGACTCGTATCTCGTGCTTCGCGGGACGAAGACGCTCCCGCTGCGGATGCGCCAGCACAACGAGAACGCGATGGAAGTCGCCGAGTTCTTGGAGGACCACGAACGCGTGCGGGCGGTCCACTACCCGGGTCTGGAGAGCCACCCGCAGCACGAACTCGCGAAGAAGCAGATGTCCGGTTACGGCGGCGTGCTCTCCGTGGAATTGGACGCCGACCTCGACGGCACCGCCGAGTTCCTCGGCCACCTCTCGGAGTTCTCGTTGGCGGTGAGTCTCGGCGGCGTCGAGTCGCTCGTCGAACACCCGGCGACGATGACGCACTCGCCGTTGTCGCAGGCTGAACGCGACGAACTCGGCATCTCGAACTCCCTGATTCGTCTCTCGGTCGGCGTCGAACACGTCGACGACCTCGTCTCGGATTTGGAGGCCGGCTTCGCGGCACTCGCGTCGCACTCGGTGGCCGGCGGCGACGCGGCGGCGATGTCCGACGACGACTGAGTCGGATCGTCACGGTATTTCCGGTCGTCTCGCCGTTTCGCTTCCTCGTCGGTCACTCGCCAGTTTTCACCTCCTTTCGACCTGTGAGCGTCTCTGGGTCGAGGCGGTACTCTCTGAACGTGATCTCCTCGGGCGGCCGGTCGAAGATGTCCACTTCCGGAATCTCGACCGCCCACAGTCCTTGGACGGCGCTCGACTCGTAGGACGCCTCGGTCACGTCTTCGAGCGTGCCGGTCGCCACGACGCTTCGCCAACCATCGTCGGTCTGGGCGTGTGCGACGAACGTGAGGGGCCTGTCGACGACTCCCTCCTTCGTGCTCTCCGGTTGGAACGAGAGTCGAAAGTAGAAGTTCCCCGTCTCCGCGTCGTAGCCGTACGACACCGGCACCGTAAACGGTGATTCGTCGACTCCCTCGCCGAAGGAGATGACGCCTGTACCGCCCGTCCCGAGGAACTCGTTCAGTTCCTTCGTGCTCAGTTGCACCCAGCGGATTCCCTGCATACTATGTGGTACGTCATGGCAACACAAAATCATCCGGTCGCGTCCGTCTCGGCTCCGCGCGGCCGCGATTTCCGTATCCCAACCGAGGCGTTTAACAGCGGTCCGGGGAGTAGACACGTCCGAGAATGCCCAGTGGAGCATACGACCCGGAGGCCACGGAACGAAAGTGGCAGGAGCGGTGGCTCGACGAGAACACGTACGACTACGGCGACGCCGCAGTAGACGGGGATACGGTTTTCTCCATCGACTCGCCGCCGCCGACGGTGTCGGGGAGTCTCCACTGGGGCCACGTGTACGGCTTCACGCTGCAGGACTTCGTCGCCCGCTTCGAGCGGATGCGCGGCGAGAGCGTCTTCTTCCCGTTCGGCTACGACGACAACGGCATCGCCTCCGAGCGACTGACCGAGGACGAACTCGACATCCAGCATCAGGACTACGAGCGCCGCGAATTCCAGCAGCTCTGCCGCGAGGTCTGCGCCGAGTACGAGTCGGAGTTCACCGAGAAGATGCAGGCGCTCGGTATCTCCATCGACTGGGACCACACCTACCGGACCATCGAACCGCGCGTCCAGCGCGCCTCGCAGCTCTCGTTCATCGAACTGTACGAGCAGGGTCGCGAGTATCGCCAGCGCGCGCCCGCCATCTGGTGTCCGGAGTGCGAGACGGCTATCTCGCAGGTGGAGACCGAGGACGACGAACAGCCGAGCCACTTCCACGACATCGAGTTTCAGGTCACGGATTCGGAGGAGTCGTTCGTCATCTCGACGACGCGACCCGAACTTCTGCCCGCGTGCGTGGCCGTCTTCGTCCATCCCGACGACGACGAGAACCAGCATCTGGTCGGCGAGGAGGCGACGATTCCGCTATTCGGCCAGTCGGTGCCTATCATCGCCGACGACCGCGTCGACATGGAGACGGGGTCCGGTATTGTGATGTGTTGCACGTTCGGCGACCAGAACGACATCGAGTGGTACCAAGCGCACGACCTAGACCTCCGCATAGCCATCGACGAGTCCGGCACGCTCACAGAAGTGGCCGACGAGTACGCCGGGTTGGACCGCGACGAGGCTCGCGAGGCCATCGTCTCGGACCTCGACGACGCCGGCGCACTGCTGGACCGCCGCAGCATCACCCACGTCGTGAACGTCCACGAGCGCTGCGGGACGAGCGTCGAGTTCCTCGTCACCGAGCAGTGGTACATCAAACTGCTCGACAAGACTGACGAGTATCTCGAGGCGGGCCGGCAGATGGAGTGGTTCCCTGAGAAGATGTTCACGCGGTACAAAAACTGGATCGAGGGACTGCAGTGGGACTGGTCCATCTCCCGGCAACGCTCCTCCGGGATTCCGTTCCCCGTCTGGTACTGCGCGGAGTGCGACCACGAGGTCATCGCCCGGAAAGAGGACCTCCCGGTCGACCCGCTGTCGGACGATCCGCCGGTCGATAGCTGTCCGGAGTGCGGTCACGACGAGTTCGTCGCCGAGGACGACGTGTTCGACACGTGGGCGACGTCCTCTTTGACGCCGCTCATCAACGCCGGCTGGGACTGGGACGCCGAGAGCGAGGAGTACGCGATGGAGCACCCGGAGATCTACCCGTTCAACGTGCGCCCGCAGGGCCACGACATCATCTCCTTCTGGCTGTTCCACACCGTCGTCAAGTGCTACGAGCACACCGGCGAGGTGCCGTTCGACTCGGTGATGATCAACGGGATGGTGCTCGACGAGAACCGCGTGAAGATGTCCAAATCGCTCGGCAACATCGTCTCGCCCGACGAGGTGTTGGAGGAGTACCCCGTCGACGCCGCGCGCTACTGGGCCGCCGGGAGCGCCGTCGGCGACGACCTGCCGTACAATGAGAAAGGCATCGTCGCGGGCGAGAAGTTGCTCCGAAAGCTCTGGAACGCCTCGAAACTCGTCGACAGCCTCACCCCCGAGGAGCGACTCGACCAGCCGGAGCTGAAGGCCATCGACCGGTGGCTGCTCGCGGAGATGGACGACACCGTCCGCTTCGTCACCGAGAAACTCGAAGCCCGGGAGTTCTCGAAGGCCCGCGACCACCTCCGGAGCTTCTTCTGGCACACGTTCTGCGACGACTACCTCGAAATCGCCAAAGAGCGCGACGACGAGTCGGCGGCGTACACGCTCCAGACGGCGCACCGTCGCTTCCTCAAACTGTTCGCGCCGTTCCTTGCGCACATCACCGAGGAACTCTGGCGCGAACTGTACGACGAGCGGAGCATCCACAACACCGAGTGGCCCGAGACGCTCGGTCTGGACGCCGACCACGAGGCGGGCGAGACGGCGATGGCCGTCGTCGGCGCGCTCCGCAAGTACAAGAGCGACGCCCAACTGTCGCTGAACGCTTCTATCGACCGCGTCGACGTGTACGGCAACGTCTCGGGGTTCGAGACGGACATCCAGCGCGTGATGCACGTCGAGTCGCTTTCGACGCTGGACGAGGAGCCTGAAATCGAGTCCGTTGTCACCGGTATCGACCTCGACTACTCCGTCGTGGGTCCCGAGTACGGCAGTCAGGTACCGGAGATAGAGGCCGGTTTGGAGGTAGGGGAGTACGAAGTCGATGGAGAGTCGCTGCGCGTCGCCGACATCGAACTCGGCTCGGAGATGTTCAAGGTTAACCGCGAACGGCGCTACACCGGCGAGGGCGAGATGCTCGAAGCGGGCGACGCAATCGTCATCGTACAGAACTGAAGAACTGAGGCGGTGACTGTGCAGTTGTCTGTCCGTCCGCACGCGGGCGTTGCGCGCGAACGTCTATTCTTTCTCTGTCTCACTCCTTCTCTGTCCCTCCGTCCTCCGCTTCCCGTCCTCGACTTCCTACAGGTCGACGCCGACCACATCCGCGACGCTGTCGAAGCCATCGCGTTCCAACAGGTCGAGCAATCCTTCGTTGATGTCGCGGGCGACGCTCGGTCCCTCGTAGACGAGCCCTGTGTACAACTGGACGAGACTCGCTCCGGCGCGTATCTTCTCGTAGGCGCCCTCCGCGTCGGAGACCCCGCCGACGCCGATTATCGGGACATCGGTCCGGCGGGCGACGAACCGTATCGTCCTCGTCGCGCGGTTCTCGATGGGCTTGCCGGAGAGTCCGCCGCGCTCCGCTTGGTTCGGATTTCGGAGGGAGGTGGGTCGCTCCGTCGTCGTGTTGGTGGCGACGACGCCGTCAAGTTCGAGGTCTTCGACGACGGCGAGCGCTTCCTCGATAGCTGGTTCGGGGAGGTCCGGGGAGAACTTCACGAGCAGGGGCGACGCCCCGGCGTCTTTCAGTGCGCCGAGGATGCGCTCTAACGACTCGCGGTTCTGGAGTTCGCGGAGGCCGGGCGTGTTCGGACTGGAGACGTTGACGACGAAGTAGTCGCCCGCGTCGGCGACCCGTTCGTAGGTATAGAGGTAGTCCTCGGCGGCCTCGGCTAACGGGGTCGACTTCGACTTCCCGATGTTGATGCCGACCGGCACGTCGGGGAGTTCGCCCGCGTCGAGTCGTTCGCCCACCGCGTCAGCCCCGTGGTTGTTGAAGCCCATCCGGTTGATGATAGCTTCGTCCTCGGGGAGGCGGAACATCCGAGGGCGAGGGTTGCCGGGCTGTCGCTCGGCGGTAACGCCACCGACTTCGACGTGGCCGAAGCCGAGCGCGGCGAGAACTGAGGGAATTTCGGCGTTCTTGTCGAAGCCGGCGGCGACGCCGACCGGGTTCGGAAACGACTCGTCGAACAGGTCGACGCAGAGGCGGGGGTCGTCGACGGCGTAGCGACGCGCGAGGACGTTCTCCAGTCGGGTGTGCTGTACGGCGCGGAGCAGTCGGTGGGTCGTCCGGTGAATCGTCTCGGGGGGAAGCGCGAACAGCGCAGGCTTCGTCGCGTCGTACAGTCGCATCGTGTGTACGCTGCCGACGCGTCCGCATTAATCCGCCGAAGGCGTCGCTCGGCGTGTAGGGCTACCGAGATACGTGCGCTCTCAGAAGTCGTGTTCCACTTCGTCCGGGTCGGCTTTCTGGATGATTATCTTGTTGTCGCGAACACGGACGAATACCTCGTCGCCGATCTCAAGACCGGCAACGGCGAGTTCGTCTTCGTGGAGGTTGACGTGCACGTTGTGGTATTCGCCGTTGTCGTCTTTGGCACCACTCGGGCTGAGCTTCTTTTTCCGGACCATCGCGGTTGTCTACTCGAACTTCGCCGTAGGATATACATAAGTGTTGTCTCACTGGCTCCTCGCGTGCGCGCGAACGCAAACGAGGCATCCGAACGGACTCTCAGACGACGACGCCGGTTTCTTCGCATCTAATCGCCAGCACGCGCCACGGCGATATTTAAATCTTTCGTCGAATAGTGCTCATTTAGCCGATATATTTATATCAAATCGTGTGTTCGATTGCCATGGAGACCAGAAAACCATGGTACGTGAAGACGGTAAGCGCAATTTCGCACTTCGAGATTCGAGTGGTACTGAATCGAGCGTGTTCTCGGGGAACACTCCCCGACAAGCAGCTTTGAAGGCCGCGAGACGGCTCGAACCGGGCAGTTCCGAGGAGGACGCCGACCGGACGGAGCTTCGCCTTCGGGAGAAAGGGACGGACAAAGTTCACATCTACGACGGGTGGGCGTGGAACGAGACCGCACCCGACAACAAACCCGACTGGATGCCCGACGACATCACCGAGGCGAACGTCTCGAAGAAAGGCATCGAGCACATCGAAGAGTAGAGTATTCACGGTCCGGACATCTTTTGCGGCCGCTGTTCTCCGACAGGATTTTCTAGCGCGTGGTCGGAGAGTCAGACGCGCGGCTACCACTCGGCCAGACCGCACGCGCGACGCGTGGGATGATCGGTCGACCTCCTGCCGTGCGACACTCCTTCGTCGAGCCGTGGCGCCATTCAGTTGTTTCTCGGTCCGACACTGTCGCGTGTCTCTGACTCTCTCGCGGTGTGAAATCGCATGACGAGGCGCTCTCGGTTCGACG
This genomic stretch from Haloprofundus salilacus harbors:
- a CDS encoding AbrB/MazE/SpoVT family DNA-binding domain-containing protein; the protein is MVRKKKLSPSGAKDDNGEYHNVHVNLHEDELAVAGLEIGDEVFVRVRDNKIIIQKADPDEVEHDF
- a CDS encoding quinone-dependent dihydroorotate dehydrogenase encodes the protein MRLYDATKPALFALPPETIHRTTHRLLRAVQHTRLENVLARRYAVDDPRLCVDLFDESFPNPVGVAAGFDKNAEIPSVLAALGFGHVEVGGVTAERQPGNPRPRMFRLPEDEAIINRMGFNNHGADAVGERLDAGELPDVPVGINIGKSKSTPLAEAAEDYLYTYERVADAGDYFVVNVSSPNTPGLRELQNRESLERILGALKDAGASPLLVKFSPDLPEPAIEEALAVVEDLELDGVVATNTTTERPTSLRNPNQAERGGLSGKPIENRATRTIRFVARRTDVPIIGVGGVSDAEGAYEKIRAGASLVQLYTGLVYEGPSVARDINEGLLDLLERDGFDSVADVVGVDL
- a CDS encoding non-histone chromosomal MC1 family protein, producing the protein MVREDGKRNFALRDSSGTESSVFSGNTPRQAALKAARRLEPGSSEEDADRTELRLREKGTDKVHIYDGWAWNETAPDNKPDWMPDDITEANVSKKGIEHIEE
- a CDS encoding pyridoxamine 5'-phosphate oxidase family protein codes for the protein MQGIRWVQLSTKELNEFLGTGGTGVISFGEGVDESPFTVPVSYGYDAETGNFYFRLSFQPESTKEGVVDRPLTFVAHAQTDDGWRSVVATGTLEDVTEASYESSAVQGLWAVEIPEVDIFDRPPEEITFREYRLDPETLTGRKEVKTGE
- a CDS encoding valine--tRNA ligase codes for the protein MPSGAYDPEATERKWQERWLDENTYDYGDAAVDGDTVFSIDSPPPTVSGSLHWGHVYGFTLQDFVARFERMRGESVFFPFGYDDNGIASERLTEDELDIQHQDYERREFQQLCREVCAEYESEFTEKMQALGISIDWDHTYRTIEPRVQRASQLSFIELYEQGREYRQRAPAIWCPECETAISQVETEDDEQPSHFHDIEFQVTDSEESFVISTTRPELLPACVAVFVHPDDDENQHLVGEEATIPLFGQSVPIIADDRVDMETGSGIVMCCTFGDQNDIEWYQAHDLDLRIAIDESGTLTEVADEYAGLDRDEAREAIVSDLDDAGALLDRRSITHVVNVHERCGTSVEFLVTEQWYIKLLDKTDEYLEAGRQMEWFPEKMFTRYKNWIEGLQWDWSISRQRSSGIPFPVWYCAECDHEVIARKEDLPVDPLSDDPPVDSCPECGHDEFVAEDDVFDTWATSSLTPLINAGWDWDAESEEYAMEHPEIYPFNVRPQGHDIISFWLFHTVVKCYEHTGEVPFDSVMINGMVLDENRVKMSKSLGNIVSPDEVLEEYPVDAARYWAAGSAVGDDLPYNEKGIVAGEKLLRKLWNASKLVDSLTPEERLDQPELKAIDRWLLAEMDDTVRFVTEKLEAREFSKARDHLRSFFWHTFCDDYLEIAKERDDESAAYTLQTAHRRFLKLFAPFLAHITEELWRELYDERSIHNTEWPETLGLDADHEAGETAMAVVGALRKYKSDAQLSLNASIDRVDVYGNVSGFETDIQRVMHVESLSTLDEEPEIESVVTGIDLDYSVVGPEYGSQVPEIEAGLEVGEYEVDGESLRVADIELGSEMFKVNRERRYTGEGEMLEAGDAIVIVQN
- a CDS encoding trans-sulfuration enzyme family protein — its product is MNPHEKQFETLSVTHGERDQRLAEGVEDVVVPLHLSSTYEIPDINPDVGLEDLDPDEGQFLYSRLSNPTRNALEHRLAALEGGEYGFAFASGTAAIVATVMAAVEPGDHVVAFDDLYGGTRTMLTRLFEGRLHVDVSFVDAREVDVVADAMREETALVWMETPTNPLLRLCDIEAIAEVACEHGALLGVDNTFLSPACQNPLELGADVVVHSTTKYLNGHSDSLGGAAITDCPNLSEEIAFLQRVGMGNMLSPFDSYLVLRGTKTLPLRMRQHNENAMEVAEFLEDHERVRAVHYPGLESHPQHELAKKQMSGYGGVLSVELDADLDGTAEFLGHLSEFSLAVSLGGVESLVEHPATMTHSPLSQAERDELGISNSLIRLSVGVEHVDDLVSDLEAGFAALASHSVAGGDAAAMSDDD